A stretch of DNA from Labrys wisconsinensis:
ATGATGGTCCGGGTGCGGCGCCGGCTCAGAGCCGGATGCCGACATTCTTGATCTGCAGGTAGTTCATGATGCCCGGCAGGCCGCGCTCGCGGCCGACGCCGCTGTCCTTGATGCCGCCGGTCGGCGCCTGCTGGCCGCCGATGAACCAGCCGTTGATCCACACGGACCCGGCCTCGATGTCGCGGGCCAGGCGCAAAGCCTCGCCGATGTCGCGCCCGTAGACGCCGGCGACCAGGCCGTAGCCGAGGCCGTTGGCGAGGGTGAGGGCCCCGTCGATGGTGTCGAAGGACAGCGCCACGGCGACCGGGCCGAAGATCTCCTCGCGCGCCACGACATGGCCGGGCTCGACCCGGTCCAGGATGGTCGGCTCGACGAAATAGCCGCGGTCGAGGCCTCTGGGCCGGCCGCCGCCGAGGCGCAGGCGCGCGCCCTCGCGCCGGCCGGCGGCGAGGTAGCCGGTGACCCGCCCGTGCTGCTCGGCCGAGACGACCGGGCCGAGGTCGCGGTCGTCGAGACCCGGGCCGACCGTCAGGCGGGCGGCGGCCGCGGCCAGCCGGTCGAGGAAGGCGTCGTGGATCGAGCGGTGCAGGATCAGGCGCGAGGAGGACGAGCAGACCTGTCCGGAATTGCCGAAGGCGCCGTCCAGGATGTCGGCCGCCGCCCGGTCGAGATCCGCGTCGGGGAGGATGATCGCCGGGTTCTTGCCGCCGAGCTCGAGAACCGCCGGCTTCAGCCCGCGCGCCGCCCCCTGGTAGACCAGCCGGCCGGTCTCCACCGAGCCGGTGAAGGTGATGCCGCGCACGTCGGGATGGGCGACGAGCGCGGCGCCAGCCTCCTCGCCATAGCCGGTGACGATGTTGACGACGCCCTTGGGGATGCCGGCCTCCCGGCAGCATTGGGCGAACAGCACGGCGCTGAGCGGGGACTGCTCGGCCGGCTTCACCACCGCCGTGCAGCCGGCCGCCAGCGCCGGGGCGAGCGAGCGGGCCAGCATGCCGAGCGGATAGTTCCAGGGCACGATATGGGCGGTGACGCCGGCCGGCTCCAGCAGGGTGAAGTCGATCACCGAGCGCCCGAGCGGGATGGTCGCCCCTTCCAGCTTGTCGGCGGCGCCGGCATTGTAGCGCAGCGTCGCGACGACGCCGTCGACGTCGCCGCGCGATTCCTTCAGCGGCTTGCCGACGTCGAGCGTCTCGATCCGGGCGATCTCCTCCTTGCGGGCGAGGATGGTGTCGGCGAGGCGGAACAGCAGGCGCCCGCGCTCGGCCGGCGTGATGTCGCGCCATTCGCCGCGCATCGCCCGCCTGGCGGCGGCCACGGCACGGTCGACATCGGCGGGGCCGCCCCGCGCCACCTCGGCCAGCGGGGCCTCCGTGCTGGGGTCCACCGTCGCGAAGGTCGCGCCGGAGGCCGCACCGGAGAAGGCGTCGTCGATGAACAGAGTGCGCGGCGCGTCGAGGCCGAGCGCCGGGGTCGGGGTCGGGGCTTGGGCGGTCACTGCTTGATGCTTCCCTGGGAGATGCCTTGGATGAAGTAGCGCTGCAGCAAGAAGAACAGCAGCAGGCTCGGCACGCTGAGGATGGTCACCGCGGCCATGGCGACGGAGAAGCCCTCGAGCTGCGTGTGGGTGCCGACCACCGGGGTGAAGGCGGCGATGCCGACCGGCAGGGTCTTCATCGACTCGTCGAAGGTGACGAGCAGCGGCCACAGGAAGTTGTTCCAGTTCAGCGTGAACAGGATCACCGCCGCGGCGATCGCCGGGGCCCGCGCCAGCGGCAGGGCGATGAGGAAGAACAGGCGGAACGGCCCGGCGCCGTCGACGCGCGCCGCCTCCTCGATCTCGGTCGGGAAGGCCAGGAAGAACTGCCGGAAGATGTAGACGCTGAAGACGTTGCCGATCGTCGGCAGGATCAGCGCCTGGTAGCTGGAGGCCCAGCCGATCTTGATGAAGCCGAGCAGCATCGGGATGATCGAGACCTCGGTCGGGATCATCAGCGAGGCGAGGAACAGGGCGAACAGGGCGTCCCGGCCGGGAAAGCGCAGCCGCGCCAGGGCATAGCCCGCCATCGCCCCGAACAGCACCGAGAGCGCGGTGGAGGTCGCCGCCTGGATCAGGCTGTTGAGGCCCCAGCGCAGCACGGGATAGTCGAAAACCCTGGCGTAATTGTCGAAGGTGATGCGGCGCGGGAACCATTCGATGTCCTGCGTCATCACGTCGGACGGGTATTTCAGCGAGGTCGAGACCATCCAGACGAAGGGCGCGGCCCAGGCGAGCGCGACCGCCATGCCGATGAGCCAGATCGGCAGGTCGAGCCCGGTCATGCGGCGCTCTTCGAGCCAGCGCCGGGCGCCGTGCGGCAGGGCGGCCATCACGAGCGCTCCCTGAGGACCAGGCGCTGCAGCAGCGTCAGGACCAGGATGGCGACGAAGAGCAGCATGGCGATCGCCGAGGCGTAGCCGAACAGGTTGCGCACGATCGCGACGCTGTAGATGTAGTAGATCGGCGAGGAGGAGGAGCCGCCGGGGCCGCCATTGGTCATGACATAGACCTGGCTGAAGATGCGCAGGGTCGAGATCAGCTGCAGGGTGACGATCATCGACAGCACGGGCCTGAGCTGCGGCAGGATGATGAACACCAGGCGCTGCCAGCGCCCCGCCCCGTCGACCAGGGCCGCCTCGGTCAGGTCGGCCGGGATGTCCTGCAGCGCCGCCAGGAAGAGCACGAAGGCCAGGCCCAGGTCCCACCACACCGAGGCGATGGAGACCCCGACCAGCGACCAGCGCGTCGAGGTCAGCCAGGGGATCGCCTCCAGCCCGAGGAAGCCGAGATAATGGTTCACCAGGCCGAACTGGGTGTCGAGCAGCCACACCCAGACCAGGCCGATCACCGTGGCGGAGACGACGTTCGGCGCGAAGAACAGGGTGCGGGCGAGGCCCGAGAGCGGATAGCCGCGGTTGACGAACAGCGCGAAGGCGAGCCCGAGCGCCGTGACGCAGGGCACGATGATCAGGCCGTAGGCCAGCGCGTTCCAGAAGGCCGTGGCGACCCAGCGGTCGTGCAGGGCGGTGGTGAAGTTCTCCAGGCCGATCCAGTGCGGCGTGCCGACGATGCTCCAGCGCGTGAAGCTGACATAGATGCCGAAGAACACCGGCAGGATGTTGAACAGGAAGAAGGGCACGGTGAAGAACGCGACGAAGACGTAGCCGACGGCGTCGATGCGCCGGTCCCCGGCTCCCGCCCGGACGGTCGGGCGAAGCCCGGGCGCCCCTTCGTCCGGCATGGTGGTGGCTGCTGTCATGATGCGATGGCTGGGGGATGTCGGACCGCCGGCCGGGCCTGCCCGCCCGGCGGTCGTGGGTGGGAGCGGCACGGCTCAGCCTTCATCGAGGCCGCGCTGCCACTGTTCCTGGATCTGCGCCATGGCCTGGTCGATCGTGGTCTGGCCGGCCCAGACGCCGTCGAGCGTCTTGGCCAGGAAGTTGCCGCCGGAATAGATCGTGAAGTCGGGACCGGCGACCACCGGGATCTCGCCTTCCGTGGCGAAGGCCATGCCGTCGACGAAGGCGCCGCGCACCGCCCAGGGCGCGCCGGCGCTCTTGTAGTCCGGCCGCTCCAGGATCGACTTGCGCGGCGAGGCGCCGCGGCCGACGGTCGTCCACAGGAAGCTGTTGTCCGACAGCCACTTGACCGCCGCCAGCGTCGCCTCGTAGCGGCTCTTGTCGCTCTGGGCGTAGAGCTCGAGGCCACCCATCTCGCGATAGGTGTGCAGGGCGCCGCCGACATTGGGGAACAGCGAGGTCTGGAAGTTCAGCTTCTGGCCGAGATAGCCGTTCAGCGTCCAGGGTCCGGTCCAGAAGATGCCGCCCTGGCCGGTGCCGAAGGCCTTGTAGCGGTCGGTGACGTCGCGGGTGGAGACCTTGTGCTTGTCGAACAGGTCCAGCACCCATTGCATGGCCTGCTTGCCGGCGTCGGGATTGACGCAGGCGGTCTTGAGATCGGCGCTGGCGCGCTGGAACCCGAGCTGCGCGGCGATGATGCCCCAGGTGACGGTGGTCTGCACCCCGGCGCCGGTCATCATGATGCCGGAGCGGACGACCTTGCCGCCCTCGCGCTTGGTCATCGCCAAGGCCCAGTCCAGCAGCGTCTTGGCGTCCTGCGGCGGCTTGGACGGGTCGAGCCCGGCCTCCTTGGCGATGTCGAGGTTGATCTCCGGCTGCAGGCTCATCAGGTCCATCGGCACCATGAAGAGCTTGTTGTCATATTTGGGGTAGCGCGCGGCCTCGAGCGAGGAGGCGCTGAAATCGGCGAGGTCGAGCCCGACCTGCTTGGCGAGGTCGTCGAGCGGCACGGTGACCTCGTCGCGCGCCATGCCCGCCGCCTTGCCGGCCGTGCCCCAGCCGAAATCGGGCGCCTTGCCGGTGGCCGCGGCGGCCAGCACCTTGGT
This window harbors:
- a CDS encoding aldehyde dehydrogenase family protein, yielding MTAQAPTPTPALGLDAPRTLFIDDAFSGAASGATFATVDPSTEAPLAEVARGGPADVDRAVAAARRAMRGEWRDITPAERGRLLFRLADTILARKEEIARIETLDVGKPLKESRGDVDGVVATLRYNAGAADKLEGATIPLGRSVIDFTLLEPAGVTAHIVPWNYPLGMLARSLAPALAAGCTAVVKPAEQSPLSAVLFAQCCREAGIPKGVVNIVTGYGEEAGAALVAHPDVRGITFTGSVETGRLVYQGAARGLKPAVLELGGKNPAIILPDADLDRAAADILDGAFGNSGQVCSSSSRLILHRSIHDAFLDRLAAAAARLTVGPGLDDRDLGPVVSAEQHGRVTGYLAAGRREGARLRLGGGRPRGLDRGYFVEPTILDRVEPGHVVAREEIFGPVAVALSFDTIDGALTLANGLGYGLVAGVYGRDIGEALRLARDIEAGSVWINGWFIGGQQAPTGGIKDSGVGRERGLPGIMNYLQIKNVGIRL
- a CDS encoding carbohydrate ABC transporter permease; the protein is MAALPHGARRWLEERRMTGLDLPIWLIGMAVALAWAAPFVWMVSTSLKYPSDVMTQDIEWFPRRITFDNYARVFDYPVLRWGLNSLIQAATSTALSVLFGAMAGYALARLRFPGRDALFALFLASLMIPTEVSIIPMLLGFIKIGWASSYQALILPTIGNVFSVYIFRQFFLAFPTEIEEAARVDGAGPFRLFFLIALPLARAPAIAAAVILFTLNWNNFLWPLLVTFDESMKTLPVGIAAFTPVVGTHTQLEGFSVAMAAVTILSVPSLLLFFLLQRYFIQGISQGSIKQ
- a CDS encoding carbohydrate ABC transporter permease; this encodes MTAATTMPDEGAPGLRPTVRAGAGDRRIDAVGYVFVAFFTVPFFLFNILPVFFGIYVSFTRWSIVGTPHWIGLENFTTALHDRWVATAFWNALAYGLIIVPCVTALGLAFALFVNRGYPLSGLARTLFFAPNVVSATVIGLVWVWLLDTQFGLVNHYLGFLGLEAIPWLTSTRWSLVGVSIASVWWDLGLAFVLFLAALQDIPADLTEAALVDGAGRWQRLVFIILPQLRPVLSMIVTLQLISTLRIFSQVYVMTNGGPGGSSSSPIYYIYSVAIVRNLFGYASAIAMLLFVAILVLTLLQRLVLRERS
- a CDS encoding extracellular solute-binding protein yields the protein MKTKSGSGHPDRGGATRREFLLGASAAAFAAGVPFVAAGPAVAAAPIELVHWSWLAASDGEVWAKMIAAFNDAHKDKGVQIRMELVPEEQYVTKVLAAAATGKAPDFGWGTAGKAAGMARDEVTVPLDDLAKQVGLDLADFSASSLEAARYPKYDNKLFMVPMDLMSLQPEINLDIAKEAGLDPSKPPQDAKTLLDWALAMTKREGGKVVRSGIMMTGAGVQTTVTWGIIAAQLGFQRASADLKTACVNPDAGKQAMQWVLDLFDKHKVSTRDVTDRYKAFGTGQGGIFWTGPWTLNGYLGQKLNFQTSLFPNVGGALHTYREMGGLELYAQSDKSRYEATLAAVKWLSDNSFLWTTVGRGASPRKSILERPDYKSAGAPWAVRGAFVDGMAFATEGEIPVVAGPDFTIYSGGNFLAKTLDGVWAGQTTIDQAMAQIQEQWQRGLDEG